CCGACGACGACCCGATTGAACCGATTGACCCTTCGCCGATACCGCTGCGCATCCATCTCCGCGACCTCCATCTATCCGATAACCGTATTCTACGATTCTCATATCATATCCGAACAGTAGGAAATCGGCACGACGATCACCCGCTCCGACCAGCGTCGAAACCTTGCGATCGCCGCCCTCCCGGCAGGTGGCACAAGTGCGCCAGAACACGTCCGCCGCCGGGGTCCGACAGCGGACAGACCGGCAAACCCCGTGCATACACCCCATGAACCAGCTCCACCAGCACATTCACCGGACGGTGAGAATGCCGCGGCGACCCCCGATACGCCCCGGCGCAATCCCCGATCATGGTCGAGGTGGTCTATCGTCCGGTCACGAATTCATAACCCTTCTTTCTTTCAATGGAGACCTCGTGCTCGAGCTGGACCACTTCAGCCACGGCTGGGTTACCCCCGTCCTGGCTTACATCATGTCCGTCATCGGATCGGTCCTGGCGCTGCGCTGCGCCACCCACGCCCGGGCCTCGCGGTGGCCGGGCGGCTGGCTCGTCGCCGCCGCCATCTCACTCGGCGGCGCCGGAATCTGGGTCATGCATTTCACCGCCATGCTCGGTTTCTCGATCCACGGCGTGAGCATCCGCTACGACGTGCCCATGACCCTGCTCAGCGCGGCGATCGCGATCGTCGTGGTCTGGGTCGGACTGTCGATCGTGGTGCGCGGGCACCGGGAGGCGATCGCACTGCCCCTGGGCGGCATGATCACCGGTTTCGGTGTCGCGGCCATGCACTACCTCGGGATGTACGCCATGCACGCCGGGGCTCACATCGAGTACAGCACGGGACTGGTGGCACTGTCGCTACTGATCGCCGTGGTCGCGGCGACCGCGGCGCTGTGGTTCGTCCTGCACGTGCGCGGCATCTCCGCGACCGTCGGCGCGGCACTGATCATGGGCCTGGCGGTATGCGGAATGCACTACACCGGAATGGCATCCATGCAGGCGCATCACATGGATCAGATGACAGAGCAGTCCGGTGTCGATTCGGTCCAATTGCTCACCCCGCTGATCATGGTGGTCACCCTCGTCACCATGATGCTGATCGTGCTGGTCGGCCTCGCCGAGATCGATGCGCCGTCGCGCCGCGAATCCGTTTCCACCACAGACGAACCGGCCCTGGCCGACAGTGGCCGCGCCTGGCCGCGCGCATACACCGCGGAATCCCCCGCACCGCAGCAGACGGCACCGGCCTTCAGCCTGCAGGCGAACGCCAAGCGGCGGCCCCCGCGGTAGTCCCCCGCGGGCCACGGACGAACGAGCGGCTGAGCACCACCGGGTTGGTGGTGCTCAGCCGCTCGTCTTCCGGACCCATTCGTCGGCAGCCGCTGTGGCCTCCGCGACCGACCGCGCACTGACCTCGCGCAACATCCGGCCCTCGCGATCCTCGACGCGCCAGGAGCAGGTGGTGCGGGTTGTCGGCTTCACCGATCCGCGGACCGCGCCGAAATCCTTGACCAGCCGCCAGCGGTCGGCGTCTCCGGCCAATTCCCAGCCATCGACCGCGTCCGAGGGGCGAATCGGCCCGAACGGCCCGTCGCCGGCAGTCGACCGGGTGTCGGCCACTGGTCCCCTCCTCCACGATTCGCACTGCGAGACGGTACTGCGAGACGATACTGAGCAGCACCTGTTCAGATCGCGGTACCGGCTCACATTGTCGCGCAACACATCATCGTGGCGGAATCGAACCCGAGATCCCGGGTCACCCGGCGGCACACCCGCGGCGGCGTCAGTAGCGACGCGCGCCGGCGACCGGCATCTCCGACATCGGCGAACGCACGACGCCGATACCGTCGCTGGCCGAATGCACCACGGTGCCGTCACCGGCGTACAGCGCGGAATGCCCACCGCCGTAGAACGAGACCATATCCCCGGGTCGCAGGGCGTCCAGCGAGACCGGGTCGCCGGCCGCGAGCTGGTCGTAGCTCGTGCGGGGCAGCTCCACACCGACCTGCCGATAGGCCCACTGCACGAGCCCCGAGCAGTCGAAGGCGTCGGGCCCGGTGGCGCCGGTCCGGTAGGCCGATCCGAGTTTGGTCTCGGCGATTCCGAGCGCACGCTCACCGATGGTTTCGACCGGTTGCGGCGGCGCCGGGGGTATTTCCGGAATGAGTCCCGGAATTGCGAACCCCGGCGGGAGCGGAATTCCCGGGACGACCGGGGGAAATAATGGGGATTGGGCATGTACCGGACCGGCACTCGCCGTCAGCATGCCCGCCGCGCCGAGCGAGATGACCAGTGTTGCCGAAGTCGACCAGGCAAAACGACGCAGAAAGCGGGTACATCGACCTTCATCGGTTCCTGCCATGATGCGTTCCTCCGAGTCTCGTACAGAGAGCAGATTTAGCGAACACCACGGTGATCTGACGATCGTCGAATCCGGGGAGCAATGATTCGCCAACTGCGGGGAGAAACCTAATACGAACACACCATTTCGAATAACGAAATGATAAACTCGGGAAATACGGCAGATATCGAGGGTATCTCGATACAATCCCTACCGTCGATCGGATGCGACCTCGGTGTCGCCACGGGTGGCCAGCACCGAATGCCGGCGGCTGTAGCCGAGGTAGACCACCGCGCCGATGGCGAACCAGATCGCGAAGCGCAACCAGGTCACCGGCTGCAGATAGGTGATCAGCCAGATCGAGAAGCCGATACCCACCAGCGGCACCACCGGCATGCCCGGCGTCCGGAACCCGCGCGGCAGATCGGGGCGGCGATAGCGCAGCACGATCACCGCCACACACACCACGATGAACGCCAGCAGGATGCCGATATTGGTCAGCTCGGCGGCCTGGCCGATCGGCAGCAAGCCCGCGATCACCGCCGCGGCGGCGCCGACGATCCAGGTGATCCGAGTCGGCACTTGCCGCACCGCATGGGTTTTGGCGAACCAGCGGGGCAGCAGACCGTCGCGGCTCATCGAGTACCAGACGCGCGTGACGCCGAGCATGAAGGTGAACAGCACGGTCATGATGCCGACGATCGCTCCCGCCGCGATCAGGCTGCCCAGCCCCGGCAGTCCAACCGAGGCGAAGGCCGAGGACAGTCCGCTCTCGGGATCGATCTCGGTGTAGTGCTGCATGCCGGTGAGTACCACGCAGACCAGCACGTAGAGCACCATCGAGATCGCCAGCGACAGCAGAATCGCCTTGGGCAGATGACGTTTGG
The genomic region above belongs to Nocardia spumae and contains:
- a CDS encoding MHYT domain-containing protein, with the translated sequence MLELDHFSHGWVTPVLAYIMSVIGSVLALRCATHARASRWPGGWLVAAAISLGGAGIWVMHFTAMLGFSIHGVSIRYDVPMTLLSAAIAIVVVWVGLSIVVRGHREAIALPLGGMITGFGVAAMHYLGMYAMHAGAHIEYSTGLVALSLLIAVVAATAALWFVLHVRGISATVGAALIMGLAVCGMHYTGMASMQAHHMDQMTEQSGVDSVQLLTPLIMVVTLVTMMLIVLVGLAEIDAPSRRESVSTTDEPALADSGRAWPRAYTAESPAPQQTAPAFSLQANAKRRPPR
- a CDS encoding C40 family peptidase; this encodes MLTASAGPVHAQSPLFPPVVPGIPLPPGFAIPGLIPEIPPAPPQPVETIGERALGIAETKLGSAYRTGATGPDAFDCSGLVQWAYRQVGVELPRTSYDQLAAGDPVSLDALRPGDMVSFYGGGHSALYAGDGTVVHSASDGIGVVRSPMSEMPVAGARRY